From a single Nicotiana tabacum cultivar K326 chromosome 8, ASM71507v2, whole genome shotgun sequence genomic region:
- the LOC107815297 gene encoding E3 ubiquitin-protein ligase At1g63170 gives MAVTSEELTQENPTDRFPLLMEQAESHERNEHVIDVEQGGGPSSSGSSDNDSPRDLEMPSHEDRSPGRHSSSSSNDSNSQSPSIARRGEGSDRRWSPFNTLLWLSIELVFTLGQIVAAIVVLSLSRGENPETPLFAWVVGYATGCAASLPLLYWRYLHRYRATDRRSAQLRQGSPQVNSTAEPNSYITISLTRSSDEEDGRNTSTEILTRQSNARLGSLVDHFKMALDCFFAVWFVVGNVWIFGGHSSSSDAPNLYRLCIAFLTISCIGYAMPFILCAMICCCLPCIISILGVRENMHGVRGATEESINALPTHKYRAKTNGNKNSEGEEGGFIATGTEKERAISGEDAVCCICLTKYEDNDELRELPCSHFFHTQCVDKWLKINASCPLCKSEIGIKDTNEEPLQQS, from the exons ATGGCTGTTACCTCTGAAGAACTTACTCAGGAGAACCCAACCGACAGATTTCCTTTGCTCATGGAGCAAGCAGAAAGTCATGAGAGGAATGAACATGTTATTGATGTAGAACAAGGAGGTGGTCCCTCATCATCAGGTTCATCTGATAATGATTCTCCTCGTGACTTGGAAATGCCCAGCCATGAAGATAGATCGCCTGGTCGACATTCTTCATCTTCGTCCAATGATTCAAATTCTCAAAGCCCTTCAATTGCAAGGAGAGGTGAAGGTTCTGATCGTCGTTGGAGCCCATTTAATACCCTGTTGTGGCTTTCCATTGAGCTAGTATTCACCTTAGGACAGATTGTTGCAGCGATTGTTGTTTTATCcttgtcaagaggggaaaaccCAGAAACCCCATTATTTGCTTGGGTTGTAGGTTATGCAACTGGATGTGCAGCAAGCCTCCCTTTACTGTACTGGCGGTATCTTCACCGTTACCGAGCCACTGATCGGAGGTCAGCTCAATTGCGTCAAGGTTCCCCCCAAGTCAATTCCACTGCAGAGCCAAACTCTTATATTACTATCTCATTGACTCGGTCCTCAgatgaggaagatggtagaaacaCATCTACAGAAATTTTGACCAGGCAAAGCAATGCAAG ACTTGGTTCACTGGTAGATCATTTCAAGATGGCCTTGGATTGCTTCTTTGCAGTGTGGTTTGTCGTTGGCAACGTTTGGATCTTTGGGGGGCACTCATCTTCTTCTGACGCTCCCAATTTGTACAG ATTATGTATAGCTTTTCTTACCATTAGTTGCATTGGATACGCTATGCCTTTCATCTTGTGTGCAATGATATGTTGCTGCCTGCCTTGTATAATTTCAATCCTTGGTGTCCGTGAGAATATGCATGGAGTGAGAGGAGCCACAGAAGAGTCCATTAATGCTCTTCCGACACATAAGTATAGGGCCAAGACCAATGGAAACAAAAATTCAGAAGGGGAGGAAGGTGGTTTTATAGCAACTGGCACAGAGAAGGAACGTGCTATCTCGGGAGAAGATGCA GTATGTTGTATTTGCTTAACAAAGTACGAGGACAATGACGAGCTAAGGGAGTTGCCTTGCTCGCATTTCTTCCATACCCAGTGTGTAGATAAATGGCTGAAGATTAATGCGTCTTGCCCCCTCTGCAAATCTGAAATTGGCATCAAGGACACAAATGAGGAACCGCTTCAACAGTCCTAA